The following are from one region of the Nymphaea colorata isolate Beijing-Zhang1983 chromosome 7, ASM883128v2, whole genome shotgun sequence genome:
- the LOC126410218 gene encoding uncharacterized protein LOC126410218, with the protein MRPPSGRVPTGRSSVGFIKSFFPSYTNPGGQPHIRAAMTSKDMLYHAQKQVGKWFYDACIPFNAANSFQFQVMADAIASIGPRFKMPSYHQLRGKILQDTVKEVSEHCNELKLCWKETGCSIMSDGWTDTRSRTLVNFLVYCPKGTMFLKSLDLSDVPKTAEILFNVFYNVVQEVGHANIVQFITDNAANYRAAGDLLFQKYRTFYWSPCATHCANLMLQDLNEMHDMKSAIDQCQEVTKFIYNHAYVLSLMRKFTKGVELIRPAQNRFATNVLTVQSVVKQRTPLRQMFASEEWAAYPHAHKRNASLVVDIIFNNVFWESCVKLLKVCVPLVKVLRLADSEDRPSIGYLYEAMDKAKEAIRDNLKEKKKLYMPIWKIIDKRWTGQLHQPLHAAAYYLNPAIRFSPTFKDREVMHGLLDCINVLVEDSTEQDAVHNELDLYDSCFRNMGLPAAVRARTTMRPDLWWNRYGFDCPNLARFAVKVLSQTCSASGCERNWSVFQHIHSKKRNRLEHKRLNDLVFVRYNMRLKQRELEKSLARKHTSQFDPISLENFDDLEPWIEEEPATIFDDEDLECFNLEAEATEGFVDEGESATAGAEYVGEDLPILDDEEEEEDEDEDDEDYE; encoded by the exons atgcgaccacctagtggtagagttcctactggtaggtctagtgttggctttattaagagttttttcccttcatataccaacccaggtggtcagccgcatattcgtgctgctatgacatctaaagatatgctatatcatgcacaaaagcaggtagggaaatggttttatgatgcatgtattccatttaatgcagctaattcttttcaattccaagtcatggcagatgcaattgcttctataggccccagattcaaaatgccatcatatcatcagttgaggggcaaaattcttcaggatacagtcaaagaagtgtctgagcattgcaatgagttgaaattatgttggaaagaaacaggttgctccattatgtcagatggttggactgatacaaggtcaagaacacttgtaaattttcttgtttattgccctaaaggtacaatgttcttgaaatctcttgacttgtctgatgttcctaaaactgctgagattttattcaatgttttttataatgtcgtacaagaagttggacatgcaaacattgtacaatttattacagataatgctgcaaattatagagctgcaggagatttgttatttcaaaagtatagaacattttattggagtccatgtgccactcattgtgcTAAtttaatgcttcaagatcttaatgagatgcatgatatgaaatcagccattgaccaatgtcaagaggtaacaaaatttatctataatcatgcatatgtattgagtttgatgagaaaatttacaaaaggagttgaattaatacgacctgcacaaaatagatttgccacaaatgtattgactgtgcagagtgtggtgaaacaaagaactcctttgagacagatgtttgctagtgaagaatgggctgcatatccacatgctcataaaagaaatgcttctttagttgtggatattatattcaataacgtattttgggaatcatgtgtgaagctattgaaggtttgtgttccattagttaaagtTCTCAGGTTGGCTGACAGTGAGGACAgaccttccatagggtacttatatgaggctatggacaaagcaaaagaggcaattcgagacaacttaaaggaaaagaaaaagttatatatgcccatatggaagattatagataaaaggtggactggacagcttcatcaacctcttcatgcagcagcttattatctaaatcctgcaattagattttctcctacatttaaggacagagaagtcatgcatggtttgttagattgtattaatgtgttagtggaagattctacagaacaagatgctgtgcacaatgagttggatctatatgatagttgttttcggaacatgggactacctgccgccgttcgagccaggacaacgatgcgtccag atttgtggtggaataggtatgggtttgattgtccaaacctagcacgttttgcagtcaaagtcctcagccagacatgcagtgctagtggatgcgaaaggaactggagtgtgttccaacatatccatagcaaaaaaaggaataggctcgaacataaaaggttgaatgaccttgtctttgttcgatataatatgaggttgaaacaaag agaattggaaaaatcattagcaaggaagcacacatctcagttcgatcctatcagcttggaaaattttgacgatctagagccatggattgaagaagaaccagctacaatatttgatgatgaagatcttgaatgcttcaaccttgaagctgaagcaacagaaggctttgttgatgaaggagagtctgctactgctggtgctgaatatgttggtgaagatcttccaattcttgacgatgaagaagaagaagaagatgaagatgaagatgatgaagattatgaatga